The following are encoded together in the Adhaeribacter arboris genome:
- a CDS encoding dipeptidase, translated as MKYFILLFVGLVTVISGCAQSYIKRHEKAIVVDTHNDVLYAAIMEGMPIEKNLTGKAHTDFKRLKKGGVDAQIFAVWCDETYGNNTAFKYANTEIDSLYAIANRNPDKMVLVKTPSELKKVVKHNKLAAMIGVEGGHMLEDNMLYLDSLFTRGVRYLTLTWNNSTAWATSSLDESTNKIPNPQKGLNDFGRKVVKRMNDLGMLVDISHVGEQTFYDVIQTTSKPVIASHSSVYAICPHHRNLKDAQIKAIAKNKGVIQINFASNFIDSAYTKRSKAFLDAHKPELDSLVKIKGVDIGAYFTQKYPQETDALRPPLSLLLDHIDYIIKLVGADYVGLGSDFDGISSSPKDMEDVSKFPNITKGLVERGYSKRDIQKILGGNFIRVWEANQP; from the coding sequence ATGAAATACTTTATTCTGCTTTTTGTAGGGTTAGTTACGGTTATTTCGGGCTGCGCTCAGAGCTACATAAAACGGCACGAAAAAGCGATTGTGGTGGATACGCATAACGATGTGCTGTATGCGGCTATAATGGAAGGAATGCCCATTGAAAAGAATTTAACCGGTAAAGCGCATACTGATTTTAAACGGTTGAAAAAAGGCGGAGTGGATGCCCAGATTTTTGCCGTTTGGTGCGACGAAACGTACGGCAATAACACCGCTTTTAAATACGCCAATACCGAAATAGATTCGTTGTACGCTATTGCCAACCGTAATCCGGACAAAATGGTACTGGTAAAAACTCCCTCGGAGTTAAAGAAAGTGGTAAAGCATAATAAATTGGCTGCGATGATTGGCGTTGAAGGCGGCCACATGCTAGAAGATAATATGCTTTACCTGGATAGTTTATTTACCCGCGGTGTTCGCTACTTAACCTTAACCTGGAATAATTCCACTGCTTGGGCTACCTCTTCGCTGGATGAATCGACTAATAAAATCCCGAACCCACAGAAAGGCTTAAACGACTTTGGCCGCAAGGTAGTAAAACGCATGAACGACTTGGGCATGTTGGTGGATATAAGTCACGTGGGGGAACAAACCTTTTACGATGTTATTCAAACTACTTCTAAGCCCGTTATTGCTTCGCACAGCTCGGTTTATGCCATTTGCCCGCACCACCGCAATTTAAAAGACGCTCAAATTAAAGCAATTGCCAAAAACAAAGGGGTTATTCAGATAAACTTTGCCTCTAATTTTATAGATTCTGCTTATACTAAGCGCAGCAAAGCTTTTCTGGACGCCCACAAACCGGAACTGGACTCATTGGTAAAAATAAAAGGAGTAGATATAGGCGCTTACTTTACCCAAAAATACCCGCAAGAAACCGATGCTCTCCGTCCCCCTTTATCTTTGCTGCTGGATCATATTGATTATATTATAAAATTAGTAGGCGCGGATTACGTAGGATTGGGTTCTGATTTCGATGGAATTTCATCTTCGCCGAAAGACATGGAAGATGTTTCGAAGTTTCCGAACATTACCAAAGGATTAGTGGAAAGAGGATATAGTAAACGGGACATCCAGAAAATTTTAGGTGGTAATTTTATCCGGGTGTGGGAAGCCAACCAACCTTAA
- a CDS encoding nitrilase family protein yields the protein MEKIKIATAQFENKSGDKIYNLNVIESLSNLAASQGAQVAAFHECSITGYTFARNLTKEQMLEVAEFIPAGPSIKRLTEIAQNLNIAILAGLFEKDAEDKIYKAYVCVDKNGLVAKYRKLHPFINPHITPGNSYCVFDLLGWKCGILICYDNNIIENVRATNLLGADIIFMPHVTMCTPSTRPGAGFVDVKLWENREADPTSLRLEFNGMKGRDWLIKWLPARAYDNAVYVIFSNPIGIDDDQLKNGCSMIIDPFGDVIAECHLLGNDIQTATLTPDKLKNAGGYRYKKARRPDLYRDIIGQPHTPDQKVVWLNPGEN from the coding sequence ATGGAAAAAATAAAAATAGCCACGGCTCAGTTCGAAAATAAAAGCGGCGACAAAATCTATAATTTAAACGTAATTGAAAGTTTAAGTAACCTAGCGGCCAGCCAAGGTGCTCAGGTAGCTGCTTTTCACGAATGTTCCATTACCGGGTATACTTTTGCCCGAAATCTGACGAAAGAACAAATGCTGGAGGTAGCTGAATTTATTCCGGCTGGCCCCAGTATAAAACGATTAACTGAAATTGCTCAAAATTTAAATATAGCTATTCTGGCCGGACTGTTTGAGAAAGATGCCGAAGATAAAATTTACAAAGCTTATGTTTGCGTGGATAAAAATGGCTTGGTGGCTAAATACCGGAAATTACATCCTTTTATCAATCCGCATATTACTCCTGGCAATAGCTATTGCGTTTTTGATTTACTGGGTTGGAAATGCGGCATTTTAATTTGCTACGATAACAACATTATTGAAAATGTAAGAGCTACTAATTTATTAGGCGCCGACATTATTTTTATGCCCCACGTTACCATGTGTACTCCTTCTACCCGCCCTGGCGCCGGGTTTGTGGATGTTAAATTATGGGAAAACCGGGAAGCCGACCCTACCTCGTTGCGGTTAGAATTTAACGGAATGAAAGGCCGCGATTGGCTGATAAAGTGGTTACCGGCCCGCGCGTACGACAATGCCGTTTACGTTATTTTCTCGAACCCCATTGGCATAGACGATGACCAGCTAAAAAATGGTTGCTCGATGATAATTGATCCTTTCGGCGATGTAATTGCCGAATGCCACTTGCTGGGCAACGATATTCAAACGGCTACGCTCACGCCGGATAAACTGAAAAATGCGGGTGGCTATCGCTACAAAAAAGCCCGCCGCCCCGATTTGTACCGCGATATTATTGGGCAACCGCATACGCCCGATCAAAAAGTAGTTTGGCTAAATCCGGGCGAAAACTAG
- a CDS encoding MaoC family dehydratase, whose product MNQLTIGSYEEFQKYEGADLGVSPYHTITQEQITKFAEATLDYQWIHLDAERARTDSPFGKTIAHGYLTVSLLPYLWDQIVIIQNLKMQVNYEIENLRFNQAVVVNSQVRLRAKLLSLKNLRGIAKAQIEVTLEIKDSPKPAYSGIITFLYHFNK is encoded by the coding sequence ATGAATCAACTAACAATTGGCTCTTACGAAGAATTTCAAAAATACGAAGGGGCCGACCTCGGCGTATCGCCGTACCATACCATTACGCAGGAGCAAATCACTAAATTCGCGGAGGCCACCCTCGATTACCAATGGATTCATTTGGATGCCGAAAGAGCCCGTACGGATTCACCTTTCGGCAAAACCATTGCCCACGGTTATCTTACGGTATCGTTACTCCCCTATTTGTGGGACCAAATTGTTATAATTCAAAATTTAAAAATGCAGGTAAACTACGAAATAGAAAATCTGCGCTTTAACCAGGCCGTAGTCGTAAATAGCCAGGTTCGCTTACGGGCCAAATTACTTTCGTTAAAAAATTTACGCGGAATTGCCAAGGCGCAAATTGAAGTAACCCTGGAAATTAAAGATAGCCCCAAACCGGCTTATTCGGGCATTATAACCTTCCTGTACCATTTTAATAAATAA
- a CDS encoding transporter substrate-binding domain-containing protein codes for MRLLFLLLLMVLLTSACDNFPRDPDETLTKIKNNTLLVGYTENPPWVVKTKAEPTGLEVELIKNFAKTQGAKISWVNDTEQDLFQKLEKRELYLVIGGFTDKNTWKTKISFTRPYVKHQKEKHVMAVLKGENAFIVALETFLHQQTSHLNALPASYEAN; via the coding sequence ATGCGTTTACTTTTCTTACTCCTGTTAATGGTTTTATTAACGTCGGCCTGCGACAATTTTCCCAGAGATCCGGATGAAACGTTAACGAAAATAAAAAACAACACTTTACTAGTTGGATACACCGAAAATCCGCCTTGGGTTGTAAAAACAAAAGCCGAACCTACGGGCCTGGAAGTGGAACTGATTAAAAATTTTGCTAAAACCCAGGGAGCAAAAATTAGCTGGGTGAATGATACCGAACAAGATTTATTTCAAAAACTGGAAAAGCGCGAACTGTACTTGGTAATAGGAGGTTTCACCGATAAAAATACCTGGAAAACTAAAATAAGTTTCACGCGCCCGTACGTAAAGCATCAAAAAGAAAAACACGTAATGGCGGTACTCAAAGGTGAAAATGCTTTTATTGTAGCTCTGGAAACTTTTTTACACCAGCAGACCTCCCACTTAAACGCGCTTCCCGCCTCGTATGAAGCCAATTAA
- the ggt gene encoding gamma-glutamyltransferase codes for MKTRTMKVFLYYSLSLWVLFFYAFPSFSQSGRIPAPAQNGMVVSSHYLASQAGDEILKKGGNAVDAAVATALALAVTLPSAGNIGGGGFLVYHGHNGYQTTFNFREKAPLAATATMYLDENGKIKNNSNHEGLLSVGVPGTVAGLYLAHQKLGKLKWAELVRPAIKLAKKGFVSTWAMQDFLDYIEANKAKYPTTAATFLKNGATKYQPGEIWKQKDLANSLKRIKKHGAAGFYKGKTAQLLVDFMKANGGIITPKDLEKYQAEELKPIHGTYRGYDIYSMPPPSSGGVALVEMLNILEGFNLTEMGPNSGSYLHVLTEAMRRAYADRAQYIGDPNFNANMPLPQLLSKPYAEKLRTTINLAKASVSDSARFTAAYLRPESPETTHLSVVDKEGNAVSLTYTLENSYGCRIVVPGAGFLLNNEMGDFNPVPGITNNKGQIGTPANLVAPEKRMLSSMTPTIVAKDGKPVLVIGSPGGRTIINTTMQVILNVLDHKMNVAEAIESPRIHHQWLPNVTSFEKLGFSPDTQKLYESMGHPLIKVGGIGSAMGIFIDHNKKLLYGGADSRSFDGKAVGH; via the coding sequence ATGAAGACACGCACCATGAAGGTATTTTTATATTACTCTCTCAGCTTATGGGTATTATTCTTTTACGCTTTTCCTTCCTTTTCGCAAAGTGGCCGTATTCCAGCGCCTGCCCAAAACGGAATGGTGGTCAGTAGCCATTATTTAGCTTCGCAGGCAGGAGATGAAATTCTTAAAAAAGGAGGAAACGCCGTAGATGCCGCGGTGGCCACTGCTCTTGCTTTAGCCGTTACCCTTCCTTCCGCGGGCAATATTGGCGGCGGTGGTTTTTTGGTGTACCACGGCCACAATGGTTACCAGACCACTTTCAATTTCCGGGAAAAAGCGCCTTTGGCCGCTACCGCTACCATGTATTTAGACGAAAACGGAAAAATTAAAAATAATTCGAACCACGAAGGACTCTTGTCGGTAGGGGTACCCGGCACGGTGGCGGGCTTGTACCTGGCGCATCAAAAATTAGGTAAATTAAAATGGGCGGAATTGGTGCGCCCGGCTATTAAACTGGCTAAAAAAGGATTCGTTTCTACCTGGGCCATGCAAGATTTTTTAGACTACATCGAAGCGAATAAAGCCAAATATCCTACTACCGCCGCTACTTTCTTAAAAAATGGCGCAACCAAGTACCAACCCGGCGAAATTTGGAAACAAAAAGACTTAGCCAACAGCTTAAAACGCATAAAAAAGCACGGCGCCGCTGGTTTCTATAAAGGCAAAACCGCTCAACTTCTGGTTGACTTTATGAAGGCCAATGGCGGCATTATAACCCCAAAAGATTTAGAAAAATACCAGGCCGAAGAATTAAAGCCCATCCATGGTACGTACCGCGGTTATGATATTTATTCCATGCCGCCTCCCAGCTCCGGCGGGGTGGCTTTAGTAGAAATGTTAAATATTCTGGAAGGATTTAACCTGACCGAAATGGGTCCAAATTCCGGCTCGTACTTACACGTTCTGACCGAGGCCATGCGCCGGGCGTATGCCGATAGAGCCCAGTACATCGGTGATCCTAATTTTAACGCGAATATGCCTTTACCGCAATTACTTTCTAAACCGTACGCCGAAAAGCTCCGAACAACTATTAACCTAGCCAAAGCTTCGGTGAGTGATTCGGCTCGGTTTACCGCGGCTTACCTGCGTCCGGAAAGCCCGGAAACAACGCATTTATCGGTAGTGGATAAAGAAGGCAATGCCGTATCGCTCACGTACACTCTCGAGAATTCCTATGGTTGCAGAATAGTAGTACCGGGCGCTGGGTTTCTGCTCAACAACGAAATGGGTGATTTTAATCCGGTACCGGGCATAACCAACAATAAAGGCCAAATTGGAACGCCTGCGAACCTGGTAGCTCCGGAAAAAAGAATGTTATCCAGCATGACGCCTACTATTGTGGCTAAAGACGGTAAACCCGTATTGGTTATCGGTAGCCCGGGTGGCCGGACTATTATTAATACTACCATGCAGGTTATTTTAAACGTGTTGGATCATAAAATGAACGTAGCCGAAGCCATTGAATCTCCCCGTATCCACCACCAATGGTTACCCAATGTTACTTCGTTTGAAAAATTAGGTTTTTCGCCGGATACACAAAAATTATACGAATCAATGGGCCATCCACTAATTAAAGTGGGAGGCATTGGCTCGGCTATGGGTATATTCATCGACCACAACAAGAAATTACTATACGGCGGCGCCGATTCCCGTAGTTTCGATGGCAAAGCAGTAGGTCATTAG
- a CDS encoding Crp/Fnr family transcriptional regulator: MTEKLKHYCRQTAGLPEEDLALIDVYFHPITLRKKAFLWRTGEICSLIGFVSQGAIRHYFYKEGEEKTCGISIENMFFTDYDSLYNHVPTPTNSQAIEDSVVLTITRPNLQLLYQQSPRFESFGRMMAEKAVQTASERAASLSCDTPEERYLSLMAQNPQLFRRVPQKYIASMLGISPESLSRIRKRILSPAKILT; the protein is encoded by the coding sequence ATGACCGAAAAGCTAAAACACTATTGTAGACAAACTGCTGGTCTGCCGGAAGAGGACTTGGCCTTAATAGATGTTTATTTCCACCCCATTACACTCCGGAAAAAAGCTTTTTTATGGCGTACCGGCGAGATATGCAGCCTAATCGGGTTTGTGAGCCAGGGGGCCATCCGGCATTATTTTTATAAAGAGGGAGAAGAAAAAACCTGCGGTATTTCCATAGAAAACATGTTTTTTACCGATTATGATAGTTTGTATAACCATGTGCCCACGCCTACTAATTCACAAGCTATTGAAGATTCCGTAGTGCTCACCATTACCCGGCCCAACTTGCAGTTGCTTTACCAGCAAAGTCCGCGGTTTGAATCTTTTGGGCGAATGATGGCCGAAAAAGCTGTGCAAACCGCCTCGGAACGGGCTGCCTCCCTCTCTTGCGATACTCCGGAAGAACGTTATCTTTCTTTGATGGCTCAAAACCCGCAATTATTCCGGCGGGTGCCACAAAAGTATATTGCCAGTATGCTGGGTATCAGCCCCGAAAGTTTGAGCCGCATTCGCAAAAGAATTTTATCACCGGCTAAAATCTTAACTTAA
- a CDS encoding cation diffusion facilitator family transporter, translating to MKPIKKFEFPAELRPLFEKAKRLEWLTLIYLAITVVIMYLTMGNSQAMKTAWYEDLLSMTPSVAFLISSRIVAKPANGEFPYGYHKAVSIAYLCSSLALFAVGSFLVIDSGITLIKGDRPTIGTVIIFGHQIWLGYLMMIALIWGSVPAVFLGRAKLPIAKKLHSKNLYTDAEMQKADWMTGFAAILGITGIGFGWWWADAAAASIISLDVIHDGFKNLKQALYDLIDQIPKTVDNQKTDPIIKHIEDYLQQKTWVKTAEIRLREDGHIYFGEAFVVPVSSVNLIQAMEDTRQEIENMHWHLHEFIITLVSDLPQQEA from the coding sequence ATGAAGCCAATTAAAAAATTTGAATTTCCGGCTGAGTTAAGGCCTTTATTTGAAAAAGCCAAACGTTTGGAATGGCTCACTCTTATTTATCTGGCCATTACCGTGGTAATCATGTACCTCACCATGGGAAACTCCCAAGCTATGAAAACCGCTTGGTACGAGGATTTGCTTAGTATGACTCCTTCGGTAGCTTTTCTGATTTCTTCCCGGATAGTTGCTAAACCCGCCAATGGCGAGTTTCCGTACGGTTACCATAAAGCTGTATCCATTGCTTATTTATGTAGCTCGCTGGCGCTTTTTGCGGTAGGTAGTTTTCTGGTAATTGATTCCGGCATAACGCTTATTAAAGGTGATCGGCCCACTATTGGAACCGTCATTATTTTTGGGCACCAAATATGGCTGGGTTACTTAATGATGATTGCCTTAATCTGGGGTTCGGTGCCCGCTGTTTTTCTGGGCCGGGCAAAATTGCCAATAGCTAAAAAACTGCATTCCAAAAATCTTTACACCGATGCCGAAATGCAAAAAGCCGACTGGATGACGGGCTTTGCGGCTATTCTAGGGATTACCGGTATTGGTTTTGGTTGGTGGTGGGCGGATGCGGCGGCAGCTTCTATCATTTCGTTAGACGTTATTCATGATGGTTTTAAAAACTTAAAACAAGCTCTTTATGATCTTATTGATCAGATTCCGAAAACGGTAGACAATCAGAAAACCGACCCGATTATTAAGCATATTGAAGATTACCTGCAACAAAAAACCTGGGTAAAAACCGCAGAAATACGATTACGCGAAGATGGTCATATTTACTTCGGCGAGGCTTTTGTGGTGCCCGTATCGTCTGTCAACCTGATTCAAGCTATGGAAGATACGCGCCAAGAAATTGAAAATATGCACTGGCATCTCCACGAATTTATTATTACATTGGTGAGTGATCTGCCACAGCAGGAAGCTTAA
- a CDS encoding cupin domain-containing protein, translating into MIKAYRIYTGPDGHTHVETGVVAENNFNEAGAIRFKETPAPATYDWHPAPTTQYVLTMSGTLEFETFTGETFLLKPGEVLLAMDTTGTGHRWQLIGEDPWIRAYVPFHSEADVNFTPDEVNK; encoded by the coding sequence ATGATAAAAGCATATAGAATTTATACCGGTCCGGATGGCCATACCCACGTAGAAACAGGTGTTGTTGCCGAGAATAATTTTAACGAAGCGGGGGCAATTCGCTTTAAAGAAACACCCGCTCCGGCCACTTACGACTGGCACCCGGCGCCTACTACCCAGTACGTTCTTACCATGTCGGGCACCCTAGAATTCGAGACTTTTACCGGAGAAACTTTTTTATTAAAGCCGGGCGAAGTGTTATTAGCCATGGATACCACGGGTACGGGTCACAGATGGCAGCTAATTGGAGAGGATCCCTGGATAAGAGCGTACGTACCATTTCATTCAGAAGCTGATGTGAATTTTACTCCCGATGAAGTAAATAAGTAA
- a CDS encoding NAD(P)H-dependent flavin oxidoreductase, with the protein MEWQNELTRLLKISYPIVQAPMLGVTTPAMVAAISNAGGLGSLPVGGLSPDQTISLIRQTKSLTSKPFAVNLFANQIPPVNPAQMEPMSHFLEKFCAKYHIEYTQPNLDSITLYSYQEQIAILLEEKIPVVSFTFGILTDDIIQELKEKETVLIGTATSLPEATLLEQKGINIIAAQGMEAGGHRGTFLDNSPLPLIGSFSLTPLLAENCKNPILAAGGIYDGKTIKAAFTLGAQGVQIGSAFIASNESAATTSYKQAIQNASVTDSVLTKTFSGRWARGIRNTFITEVENSNLPVPDYPWQITLTSAIRAFAQKQDNKEFNALWAGQSASKAQSKPAGEIFTHLIKEMEALP; encoded by the coding sequence ATGGAATGGCAAAATGAGTTAACCCGCTTATTAAAAATTTCTTATCCGATTGTGCAGGCGCCCATGTTGGGCGTTACTACTCCGGCCATGGTAGCAGCTATTTCTAATGCCGGTGGCTTAGGCTCTTTACCCGTAGGCGGCCTATCTCCCGATCAAACAATTTCGCTCATTCGCCAAACAAAATCTTTAACCAGTAAGCCCTTTGCCGTAAATCTTTTTGCTAATCAAATCCCCCCGGTAAATCCAGCGCAAATGGAACCGATGTCACATTTTCTGGAAAAGTTTTGTGCTAAGTACCATATAGAATATACCCAACCCAACCTAGACTCCATTACTTTATATTCTTATCAGGAACAAATTGCCATTCTTTTAGAAGAGAAGATACCCGTGGTTAGTTTTACCTTCGGCATTTTAACTGATGATATTATTCAGGAGTTAAAAGAAAAGGAAACTGTATTAATTGGTACGGCCACTTCCTTACCGGAAGCAACCTTATTAGAACAAAAAGGAATAAATATTATTGCAGCTCAGGGAATGGAAGCCGGCGGTCATCGGGGTACTTTTCTGGACAATTCTCCTTTGCCTTTAATTGGCTCTTTCTCCTTAACACCTTTATTAGCAGAAAACTGCAAGAATCCTATCCTGGCCGCTGGTGGCATTTATGACGGTAAAACCATTAAGGCTGCTTTTACCTTAGGCGCGCAAGGAGTGCAAATTGGTTCGGCCTTTATTGCTAGTAACGAAAGTGCCGCCACCACATCTTACAAACAAGCCATTCAAAATGCTTCTGTAACGGATAGTGTTTTAACCAAAACGTTTTCGGGACGTTGGGCGCGTGGTATCCGGAATACGTTTATCACGGAAGTAGAAAATTCAAATTTACCTGTTCCGGATTATCCCTGGCAAATTACTCTTACAAGTGCTATTCGGGCCTTTGCCCAGAAACAAGATAATAAGGAGTTCAATGCACTCTGGGCCGGACAATCTGCCTCAAAAGCCCAAAGTAAACCCGCCGGCGAAATATTTACTCATCTTATTAAAGAAATGGAAGCACTACCTTAA